Within the Amaranthus tricolor cultivar Red isolate AtriRed21 chromosome 15, ASM2621246v1, whole genome shotgun sequence genome, the region TAAAGTCTTCGGGGAGGATGGTATTTGTGGTTAAACTTTCATTTTCATCTCTTTCTTCCAAGTCCTTAACATGACAAATAAGGGATAAGGCATTTTTATCTTCAAAGTCTCATCTTAAATATCTCATATTAAAGTCTCATTAGTCCCATTCCCTTGTGCCAAACACCCCCCAATAGTAAATATGCTATATGAATTACGCTCATGTCATAATTAGAATAAATATACTATCCAAACTAAAGGCTAAAGCCATGGTTTTGAATCTTGGATGCTTCAGGTTATTGTCACAGTAACACTTTAGCAGGCACTAAGGAGAGTTTGCGGCTATTATGGCCTAACATCGCAGTTAGATTGCTAAAAGCCCATGATGCAGCCCTTCAAAAAGGATCTGGCTATCAATGGGTCAACCCATACAGAAGTTAAGCAGGTCGAACCAGGCTTATAAAGGGTCGGCACAAATCATTCTTAAATTGGTGATATAGAGCAATGCCAAAAGGGGCCAATAACTTTCCTCTTTGATGAACACTGGTGCTATTGCGCTACATTGCTAACTAACAAGAAGTCTGAATAACTCCCCCGTATCAAAAAGTTAACTCACGTTCATTTGATGCAAATTCTTCGTAGATATGAAGACAAATTGGAGGCGCAATTAAGTGAAAGTTGAATACAAGACTTGTCTCCCTAGCATTGGTAATGGGTCAAGAATTATGAATCTTTTACCCTACCAAATAGTAAGCATCACATTTTGAGTAATGCAGTCAAATGGATTAGGAGTACAGAAGCAGGTGACTCTAATACAAGTTGTATTTCCATGTATCCAGGGGCTGAGCTACTAGTGGCCATACGTCGGCCACAGTACACTCTAAAATCAGCGAAAATGTAGTATATGTGGGGTATTTGTCCCACAAATTGTTTTAATTCTACAAAAGTTACCTTACTTGTTGATCTCACTATCAACATAACCAACGAATGCAAATACCCGATACACCTTGCGTTCAACCCCTTCACCTATAAATCTTTTTATGATGTGGATATGGAAATTTTCGGCCCCCTTGACTCTAATTTCTGACTTAGCCTCTgcatttatctaattttttggGGGTGAAATTAGTTCggataaaaaaagaaaagcaatATGATTATATACTAGAAATGGGGTAGTCTAGAACTTCCAAAACATACCATATATATGtcggaaccaactcaaccaaaaggttaagcttatggttgaggccccgtaatatgttatatactctaacacgctctCTTACACAAAAGCCCTTTAAGCTAGAAATATGGATGCAAACATAGGCCCTCTTCATATCTGGCgccaaatattccactttaaatgaggggtggttgattTTCAAATCCATAACCTTTTGTCACACTGGCTTGTGATATATGTCAAGTAACCAAACTCAACCAAAACCTTAATCTTATTGTTGAAGCCTGAGAATATGTTATAGTATAGGCAAACCAAACAATCATGACATGAACTCAAGGCAAACAGGCAATTAGAAAAAATTGAAAGCAGGCAAACATTTGCAATAACACTAGCAAACTAACAAGGAGCGCAATCACACTTGAAAGAACAAAAACAGATTTGATCATATAATTTGGTTccatttctttaaaatttcttaaaaatgcaTCATACAACTTATAATTTCCAATGTTACATCTACAAATCTCCACtaataacaacaaaatcaaattccCAACACCAAGATACACAAAAGAGAAATGAAACTTgcaataattagaaaataaaacctCATCCTTGCTGCTGTTCATCTTCCAGCTTCTTAATATAAGCCTTCAAAACCATAACTAAATCTCTAGCAGGAGCTTGAAGAGTACCCACAAGAGCATTTCCAGGGCTTTTCAAAGAACCCAACAATTTAGCATAAATTTCAGCTCTTGAAGGCAATGTCTCCAAACTCTTAAATTCTTCAGGCCCATAAAACTTTCCCTCAAAACAAGCACCAGTGAAGTCATTATCTTCAAGCTTCTTTTCCTTCTGGAATGTTCTATAAGGCTTAATAGCAACTGGGATTTCTTCAGTATGAACAAATAGCCAAGCATTCATACCTTTCATACAGGGTTTAATTGCTTCCCATTGAGTATCTTGAATAGCTTTCTCAACAAGGGTATTTTTAGCAACAATGAGAGTAGTATTTTCTGGGAGTGATTTCCTGAGTTCTTGGAATTGCTTAACAGTAAAACCTTTGTAATTGATAGCAGCCAAAAGATAGCAGTTTTCAAGGTGATTCTTAACTGTTTCAACTGTTTCTTCCTTCTTTGTGCGGCTAATTGCAGCTGTGATTGTGAAATTGGAAGATGAttgtttatgggtttttgaggaGAAGGAAATTTTGTGGGGTTTTGATGGAAGAAATGGGTTTGGGTAGAAAGAAGAGAATGAGTGGGAGGATTTGATGGTAGGAAGGGGTTTGGAGAGGAAAAGGGTAGCCTCCATTGTTGAAGGAAAGAGGTATGGGATTGAAAGGGTGAAATGGAGAGGATAATGTTGTATCGTTCGGGCTTATGGCTTATCTACTCCCCTTTTTACAAAATCTCTTCCTAACAAGATGCAAATTAAAACTAAGCAATTAGGAATGACAGTTCCATTCAAATTCAATCGATTTGATTTGTgggaaaaaattaaattcaatttgagAACATAGATATTTAATTACGAATTAGATTATAGAATAATAGTAATTCAACTTTGAatcaatataataaaatgattatttaaaaaaattgttgtatttcttattttatttttatgctttGATATAGGAGTAATATAGAATTGGAACAGATGTTATGTGTTAgataatttttttccatttgcAAGCTCTGAAATTGCTATTGATAGAGGTATTCTTCCTTTCAACATGTTATTATCAGTAACAATCTCAAAAGGATAAATAAGGTATTTTACTGGATTCTAGTGGATGCATGAGCATATTGAAGCTtggataaatttattttttgaatcttTATAAAGTCTTAATGATCATTTGATGATGACTATAACCCTAAGGGATCAAACCAAAGCAAAGTGTAATCATAGAATTTCAGTATATGTGAAAGAGTCTAAGTATCATAATTCTATATGTGAAAAATTTAGttagtaaaataaaatttaatcacTAAGAAAATCATCTCATTTTAATCACTTAAGAAAACTATTTCAGTATAGAAAAGAATTTGAGCCAAGTTTATTCAATAGTCTAAGCTATAACATAGAAAAGATAAAATCAGAATCAAGTAATAACTATGACTATATGATGCAATAAAATTGACAGACAATTTTGCTTTCACTTCTTACCGAGAACAAGGGATGATGTTACAATTTGAAACGTTCACCATGAAACGTTTTCTATACATAGATTGAATAGaccaactaatacaattattaacattttaacatatatactttctTGTTTTATGGGCGTCTCACTGAAAGACGGTCTTTCACAATTGTAACAATGATCGTAACTATGAGATGAATGAtgtttgaacaaaaaaaaaagtaaattgcaTATGCGCTCCAGCCTGGTAAGCATTGTGTAAAATTACGATTCTGGTCACAGTTGTGATAATGTGAAGGGGCTTTTGCGGATGGTATAGCATATATCTTGGCCTATATTTCTGTTGGCTCAAAAACCTATACAATACAATTGTTGATACGAATGTTATTTTGCATTGTGCTTGTAGATACCTCCAAAAGTATTGCAATTAATAGTCTAATGTAGCAATCTCTATGGGATGGAATATACAATTAACTTATAGATGAGGCATTTTTATGATTCAGTTATAGTCAATTATAGTTTAATCAAATGCAACTATGTTGCATCTTTCTGAGATCAGTTATGCTAAAAACGTTATGACATTATGATTTCTAAACAGTGAGATACCAAAAGATATGCACCCAATCTTAATCACCCATGAATAACGGATTCGAATTCACTTGAACAAAATCAGAACCATCATGATCACATCCAAATAATTTAAGTATCAACAACCCCAAATTTTCTATATGACAGAAAAAActcaatattttcttgtttcCATAAATCTGTTGCAGTTTAGAGACCCTGTGGACGCATAAAATACCTATTAAAGATGGGAAATCTTGTATGAAATGCAGATATGGCAAATAGACTTCTTTTCACTTTTCATGAAACAACTTAAAGTATGCCGGCTATAACACAATATGTTATCACATATATCACAATCAAATTCAAGCATGCTTAGCATAAGATTATAGAAATTTAGTGGGTGACGGTTACCCTGATTGAGGCAGTACTTGCAAAATAATTCCCcaagaacttaaaaaaaaaagattgaaaagGCCTAAGCCAAAACAATTTGAAAGGTGTTCGTAAGCTAGTAGAGAAGAATGATGAAGCAAACCATAGAGGCATCAGCCGGAAGTCCAAATGCATCAATTATCTCCTCTTTCTATAGAGGACATAAAAAGTAGACTTGGAATGATGGGATCATATATCAGACTACTTTTGTCAAAGAAATCAACTGTCTTAGGACACAAAAAATTACCTGGATATCCCTACCCAAATAAACTGGATCACTAATGACAAATGCAGATTGAAGTTAACTTTTTCTGGGTGCTGCTTTGATCAACTCTGGGCATAGTTGTCCAGTTTTTATATTGTGATACAGGATCAATGCCCTTAAAGTATGACATATATTCATTGACTGAGAGTACTTTACTGCAAAATGCAAGCAAAACTTAAGTATAAGAATCCCAAAAGATTCAATGAGGTCATCCTGGTGCCAATATCATTTATCAATTAAATATAAAGAATTGACAGCAGGATCTCCCTTTACAGTTGCAACAATGAGGTCATTCCTTTCCATTAGTTGTTTGTAAACTAGGATTGCTCAACTAGGCTTATCTCATCCTAATGAATTCTTTCACATGATTTAGTTTGCACTTATATGAACAAACTCAATCATGtacaaaataaaaacttaatcaTTGTTCAAACTTTCCAAAACCAAAAAGGGACAAAAAAGAAATCATATCACATacatttttgatgattttgctaGCATGTTTCTCTTTACTTTGGCATCTAGGGAGGAAGGGACAAAAATGATCATCATACACAATAAGACAGTCCTTTTATGGAAGATGCAATTGACTCATATAAAAAGTTGAAGCCTTGAGTAATGAAACTATTCATTCTTTTCAACAATGAAATTTATACTTATCAAACATGATTTATAGAAAAGACTTATATTACCTGAGAAGGCAAAATATTCACACCTAGAAGTTCACTTAACTCTAATGCTCGCTTCGATTCTGGCACACctgatgtgtgttttatatactattttctaccatgcccccattgCATTTTCATAGCATTCCTCGCATaatttgctcaattttctattggtttttatgcttggttggaaTGTTTGTTTCctatctattttgtaggtacaaagctgtaattatgctaggaatcgactcttggagcgagctttgcaagttggaaggtcataagctactcaaagggTCATTTTTGTGTCGACCAGGTcccatacccgggtgggtttccacatacccgaccgggtttgcacttggcacttagaagaatttgaagatgccCTTTGGAAGATAAAGTAGCCACTcgcacccgggtgggtttccacatacccggccgggtgagcctctaaACCCGGGTGGGTTTCTAGACTACCGACCAGGCTTCCATTGAAGATCAAAATGCTCTGCtgcgtacccgggcgggtttcctcttacccgaccgggtttactcttgaacttagaaaatttttggtcTTGAAGATTTAGTTGTGCTGcgcacccggccgggtttccacatacccggccgggtcctGTAGTTATTTTCGATAGTAACTTCCCATATCCTCCGATCTTTTTTTTaaggatataaatagcttttgagggGGAATTTTGGAGACggtttttttttctctgttttgagGGTTTGGTATTGAAGGGATTTCTCATACTATTTGCCTTGGGGGATTGCTAATCAACACTTcgacattgtaattttaatcatattgagggtattaatttcaattctaatttcttgtttttgtttattattgttatctttgaatgcttgtttctccattaaatttgaatttgattttctccatgaatttcattgttgaatcacttgttagttttaatatgcttagtgagtagttttatttctagggtttggtgaaactatgcaaaaggtcatgattcttgtttgattttaggatttaaacttggtttttctaggtgattcaattgatgggtCTTAGATTGgttgcatgtttggccaattttaaaattttattcgcTCAACtctataagcgagagttgcgagtttgagtgaacaatttccttctttgaacaattaagctttaatcgcgatagcttgttttattgtttgattgtcgaagttgtttgcgagagcaacaccttccttcgcctatattcattcctatcccaattgttgttcatgaatcatgatcgatgcatagtgaatccttttagccctaggtttttaattattgaattttattactttcttgtctttgcgttctacttagataaaaaaaaatccaacttTTGATCGTTAGTaatagtgaacttggttcaatttgtgactttatttgtccttccacagtggttcgaccctactttcccaactatactagttaggtgaaatAGCAATTATTTTTGATAGTAAAACGACCGATCAAaatttggcgccgttgccggggaagggcaacaattttactttttgaatttagCGTTTGCTTTTGCTAACCCACTCGAGGAACAACTGTTCTTCGAGCGTATTTACGTTTGTTCTAGTGTTTTTGTGCATGACCAGGAGTACCAACAAGCAActtttgctttttgatcctgaaGTTGAGGCAACTGCTCGTAGAACACACGCAAGTGCAAAGAAAAGGAGGGCGGAGGCTCGTAAACAAGCTCAACAGGCCTCTCAATCTCTTGACATGGCGGCCCAGGCTCCCGAGAGAACTCTTAGGCAGTCTACACAGCCCAAGGCTAGCAATGTTACCGCGGGGATAAGGATGCCGGCTACTAATGCTGGAAACTTTGACATCAAATCCCATGTTATGAACATGATCACGGGAAATCAGTTCTATGGTCTTGACAATGAAGAACCCGTTGATCATCTGTAG harbors:
- the LOC130801187 gene encoding 50S ribosomal protein L10, chloroplastic, producing MEATLFLSKPLPTIKSSHSFSSFYPNPFLPSKPHKISFSSKTHKQSSSNFTITAAISRTKKEETVETVKNHLENCYLLAAINYKGFTVKQFQELRKSLPENTTLIVAKNTLVEKAIQDTQWEAIKPCMKGMNAWLFVHTEEIPVAIKPYRTFQKEKKLEDNDFTGACFEGKFYGPEEFKSLETLPSRAEIYAKLLGSLKSPGNALVGTLQAPARDLVMVLKAYIKKLEDEQQQG